One window of the Candidatus Saccharibacteria bacterium genome contains the following:
- the trmD gene encoding tRNA (guanosine(37)-N1)-methyltransferase TrmD: MKIQVITLFPEMFTGVLGSSMLWKAADRGIVEYEFINLREFGLGPRQQVDDTPYGGGDGMLLMVEPLVAAIEHAQSRAKGKGQRAKVLLPTPRGKLYKQSDAKRLAAEEQGLIIICPRYEGYDERVTKWVDEQFCVGNYVLTGGELPAMTIIDSVVRLLPGVLGGETSAENESFQDDDESIEYPQYTRPEVFKDMNVPDVLLSGHHAEIAKWRNSSN, from the coding sequence ATGAAGATTCAAGTCATTACGCTTTTTCCCGAAATGTTTACCGGTGTGCTTGGTAGTAGCATGCTCTGGAAAGCGGCTGACAGGGGTATTGTAGAGTACGAGTTTATAAACCTGCGTGAGTTTGGGCTCGGCCCACGACAGCAGGTAGACGACACTCCCTATGGCGGCGGCGATGGCATGCTTCTTATGGTGGAGCCACTGGTGGCCGCCATAGAACATGCACAAAGCAGGGCAAAGGGCAAAGGGCAAAGGGCAAAAGTCTTGCTGCCAACCCCGCGAGGGAAGCTATACAAACAGTCAGATGCCAAGCGACTCGCCGCCGAAGAACAAGGTCTCATCATTATCTGTCCGCGCTACGAAGGCTATGACGAGCGTGTCACGAAATGGGTTGACGAACAATTTTGCGTGGGTAACTATGTGCTGACCGGTGGCGAGCTGCCGGCAATGACTATCATAGACAGCGTTGTGCGCTTGTTACCTGGCGTGCTCGGGGGTGAAACCAGTGCTGAAAACGAGTCATTTCAGGATGACGACGAAAGCATAGAATACCCACAGTACACTCGCCCAGAAGTGTTCAAGGATATGAACGTACCCGATGTCCTACTATCCGGCCACCACGCCGAAATCGCCAAATGGCGCAATTCGTCAAATTAG
- the sodN gene encoding superoxide dismutase, Ni, with protein sequence MKLFRIKPVYAHCDLPCGVYDPAQARIEAESVKAMMQKYEGLDEHNKMRAVILIEERAELVKHHLWVLWTDYFKSPHLEKYPDLHEKFWLATKQAGECKHHLDVAEADKLLAMIDDIAKIFWETKK encoded by the coding sequence ATGAAGTTATTTCGAATTAAACCGGTGTATGCGCATTGTGATTTGCCGTGTGGGGTGTACGACCCGGCGCAGGCGCGGATAGAGGCCGAGAGCGTAAAGGCCATGATGCAGAAGTACGAGGGTCTAGACGAGCACAACAAAATGCGCGCAGTCATACTTATAGAGGAGCGGGCTGAGTTAGTGAAGCACCACCTGTGGGTGCTATGGACTGATTACTTTAAGTCACCACACCTTGAAAAATACCCAGATTTGCATGAGAAATTCTGGCTGGCAACAAAGCAAGCTGGCGAGTGCAAGCACCATCTCGACGTGGCCGAGGCAGATAAGCTCCTTGCCATGATAGACGATATTGCAAAAATCTTTTGGGAGACCAAAAAGTAG
- a CDS encoding S26 family signal peptidase has protein sequence MSQEARKRSKIFLIRRVVGKSMWPVLDPDQVVVVLRKTRYFPEEVVVILHNGKEKIKRIRTVEGKKYDVRGDNPSQSTDSRHFGLVRLEDILGKVVWPRV, from the coding sequence ATGAGTCAAGAGGCAAGAAAACGCTCAAAAATATTCCTTATCAGGCGGGTGGTCGGTAAGAGTATGTGGCCGGTGCTTGACCCCGACCAAGTTGTTGTAGTTTTACGAAAAACAAGGTATTTCCCTGAGGAAGTGGTGGTAATTCTGCACAATGGGAAAGAAAAAATAAAACGTATTAGAACAGTTGAGGGCAAGAAGTATGATGTGCGGGGCGATAACCCTTCGCAAAGTACCGATAGCCGTCACTTTGGGCTTGTGCGACTCGAGGATATTTTAGGTAAAGTTGTTTGGCCAAGAGTGTAA
- a CDS encoding general stress protein, whose product MYRRGVFSMAQKPGKGWHGDSAGHARAGRKGGKISSGNFKNNPERASAAGKIGGAVSPGNFKNNPERAREAGRKGGQS is encoded by the coding sequence ATGTATAGGCGAGGAGTGTTTAGTATGGCACAGAAACCAGGCAAAGGGTGGCATGGTGATTCAGCGGGGCATGCTCGCGCTGGTCGAAAAGGCGGTAAAATCAGTTCTGGTAACTTCAAGAATAACCCAGAACGAGCATCGGCTGCTGGCAAGATTGGCGGTGCAGTTAGCCCCGGTAATTTTAAAAACAACCCAGAACGAGCCCGCGAGGCTGGTCGTAAGGGCGGACAATCGTAG
- a CDS encoding quinone-dependent dihydroorotate dehydrogenase: MPFFTAISRTTYRNIVKPILFKSSPDDVHARLLRMSRLRQKYPFTDSLASKLLSYQNSAALSQSVNGIHFPNPVGLAAGFDKNIELAPTMKAVGFGFMTGGSVTFHEYNGNPRPWFYRLPNQKSLVVNVGLANEGTQAVMERLRTYRASQFEQFPLVVSVAKTNSPEACDDPSAIADYIGSLSLLQNQPQVSAIEINISCPNAYGGEPFTDPLRLGQLLVAVDALNIVKPVWVKMPIDLAWPEFNALLQVIISHRVQGITIGNLQKNRGEIPPQDLPNEVKGNLSGLPTQAPSNELIRLTYANYAGRLTIVGVGGVFSAQDAYRKICLGANLVELITGMIYEGPQQIGQINRELVELLKRDNFANISEAVGSAHKTPQN, from the coding sequence ATGCCCTTCTTCACCGCAATTAGTCGAACGACGTACCGAAACATTGTTAAGCCTATACTGTTCAAATCCAGCCCCGACGATGTCCATGCCAGGCTACTGCGCATGAGCAGGCTCCGGCAAAAATACCCATTCACGGATAGTCTTGCTTCAAAACTATTGAGCTACCAGAACAGTGCGGCTCTCAGTCAGAGCGTAAACGGAATTCACTTTCCCAATCCGGTAGGACTTGCAGCTGGTTTCGATAAAAATATTGAACTTGCACCCACCATGAAAGCAGTGGGGTTTGGGTTTATGACCGGTGGTTCGGTGACGTTTCACGAATACAACGGCAATCCTCGACCATGGTTTTACCGCCTACCAAACCAAAAGTCACTGGTTGTAAATGTTGGCCTAGCAAACGAAGGCACCCAAGCCGTTATGGAAAGGCTGCGGACGTATAGAGCATCTCAATTTGAACAGTTTCCACTCGTGGTATCAGTGGCAAAAACAAATAGCCCCGAAGCGTGTGATGACCCGAGTGCCATAGCGGACTACATTGGCAGCCTGAGCCTGCTGCAAAACCAACCGCAGGTGAGCGCCATAGAAATAAATATATCGTGCCCGAATGCGTACGGCGGTGAGCCCTTCACTGACCCATTGCGGCTTGGGCAACTGCTTGTAGCCGTAGATGCCCTAAACATCGTCAAGCCAGTTTGGGTAAAGATGCCAATTGACCTTGCCTGGCCTGAGTTCAATGCGCTGCTTCAGGTAATTATCAGCCACCGAGTACAGGGCATCACCATAGGTAACCTGCAGAAGAATCGAGGTGAAATACCGCCCCAAGATTTGCCAAATGAAGTAAAAGGGAACCTGAGCGGCCTCCCCACACAAGCACCCAGCAACGAACTAATACGCCTTACCTACGCAAATTATGCTGGTCGACTAACTATCGTAGGAGTCGGTGGTGTGTTTAGCGCTCAAGACGCCTACCGCAAAATTTGCCTCGGCGCAAACCTAGTAGAACTTATTACCGGCATGATTTATGAAGGCCCGCAGCAAATTGGTCAAATCAACCGTGAGCTTGTAGAACTACTAAAACGCGATAATTTCGCGAATATTAGCGAGGCAGTTGGCTCCGCTCATAAGACCCCACAAAATTAG
- a CDS encoding DUF1508 domain-containing protein, with protein sequence MAKFEVYESKSGWRWRLKAGNGEVVATGEEYTTKDGAVRGCEAVARAAADAEVVEVES encoded by the coding sequence ATGGCAAAGTTTGAAGTTTATGAGAGTAAAAGTGGCTGGCGCTGGCGCCTGAAGGCCGGTAATGGTGAAGTTGTCGCAACTGGCGAAGAATACACTACCAAAGACGGTGCGGTTCGTGGCTGTGAGGCAGTTGCTCGTGCGGCCGCAGACGCTGAAGTGGTAGAAGTCGAAAGCTAG
- the pgi gene encoding glucose-6-phosphate isomerase — protein sequence MVDALDPTNTASWQKLQEHKDNFSQTLRDLFAGDPERGQRLAKQVGDVYLDYSKNIVTDETLQLLFGLAQECQVESLRDAMFAGEKINTTENRAVLHTALRNLSDRPIELDGEDVMPNVREELRHMREFSVAVRGGEWKGFTGQPIKHVINIGIGGSDLGPVMVTEALKFYSKRDLQVHFVSNIDGTHIAETLGRLNPEETLFIIASKTFTTDETMTNATTAKQWLLAVLHDEAAVARHFVALSTNTEAVQTFGIDPANMFQFWDWVGGRYSLTSAIGLSIMLAIGPENFDEMLHGFYDMDEHFRTAPLEENLPAIMALIGLWNTTFLGAETEAILPYDQYLHRFPAYFQQGNMESNGKRVRRDGSTTTYHTGPIIWGEPGTNGQHAFYQLIHQGTRLIPCDFIGFARSLNDPDEQGTHQRKLVANMLAQSQALAFGKTADEVCAEGATEELIPHKTFPGNRPSNTLLLAKLTPYALGQLIALYEHKIFVQGAIWGIDSFDQWGVELGKVLAKNLYEDTSGKTTGSYDSSTTQLLQLWRNMQ from the coding sequence ATGGTAGACGCACTTGACCCAACAAATACGGCTTCTTGGCAAAAACTTCAGGAACATAAAGACAATTTTTCCCAAACCCTTCGCGACCTTTTTGCGGGAGACCCAGAGCGCGGTCAGCGCCTAGCAAAGCAAGTAGGCGATGTATACCTCGACTATTCAAAGAATATTGTTACCGATGAAACCCTCCAACTCCTTTTCGGCTTGGCGCAGGAGTGTCAGGTCGAAAGCCTTCGCGATGCCATGTTTGCCGGCGAAAAAATCAACACTACCGAAAACCGCGCTGTGCTACACACCGCCCTGCGCAATCTATCTGACCGTCCCATCGAGCTCGACGGCGAAGATGTTATGCCAAACGTACGAGAAGAACTACGCCACATGCGGGAATTTAGCGTGGCGGTGCGGGGCGGCGAATGGAAGGGCTTTACGGGCCAGCCCATCAAACACGTCATTAATATTGGGATTGGCGGTTCCGACCTTGGCCCTGTCATGGTCACCGAAGCACTAAAGTTTTATAGCAAACGCGACCTACAGGTACACTTTGTATCGAACATAGATGGCACACATATTGCTGAAACACTTGGTAGACTTAACCCCGAAGAAACCCTCTTTATCATTGCCAGCAAGACCTTCACTACCGACGAAACCATGACCAATGCCACCACAGCCAAACAGTGGCTACTGGCGGTACTGCATGACGAAGCGGCGGTGGCAAGGCATTTCGTCGCGCTCAGCACCAACACGGAAGCCGTCCAGACCTTCGGGATTGACCCGGCAAATATGTTCCAGTTTTGGGACTGGGTCGGCGGGCGCTACAGCCTGACGAGCGCAATCGGCCTCAGCATCATGCTCGCAATTGGCCCCGAAAACTTCGACGAGATGCTGCACGGTTTTTACGACATGGATGAGCATTTTCGCACTGCCCCGCTTGAAGAAAACCTTCCTGCCATTATGGCCCTCATAGGCCTCTGGAACACAACTTTCTTAGGGGCTGAAACCGAGGCAATCCTCCCATACGACCAGTACCTTCACCGCTTTCCCGCCTACTTCCAGCAAGGCAACATGGAAAGTAACGGCAAGCGCGTTCGGCGCGATGGCAGCACCACCACCTACCACACCGGCCCGATTATATGGGGCGAACCGGGCACGAATGGCCAGCACGCGTTTTACCAGCTCATCCACCAAGGAACCCGGCTTATCCCATGTGACTTCATTGGGTTTGCACGTTCACTCAATGACCCCGATGAACAGGGCACACACCAGCGCAAACTCGTGGCAAATATGCTGGCACAAAGCCAAGCCCTTGCGTTTGGCAAAACGGCCGATGAAGTCTGCGCCGAAGGGGCCACCGAAGAACTCATACCGCACAAAACATTCCCCGGTAACCGGCCATCGAACACCCTGCTCCTAGCGAAGCTCACTCCTTACGCCCTTGGTCAACTCATCGCTCTCTATGAGCACAAAATTTTCGTTCAAGGCGCAATATGGGGTATAGACAGTTTCGACCAATGGGGTGTTGAGCTCGGTAAAGTTCTCGCCAAAAATCTCTATGAAGATACATCTGGCAAGACGACGGGCTCATATGATTCATCGACAACCCAGCTGCTGCAACTGTGGCGTAACATGCAATAA
- a CDS encoding riboflavin kinase, with amino-acid sequence MWYTSTVQHGDEYGRTLGFPTANLDAAVLVHVEKEGVYACQVRLGKQFYRGALYLGPRVVLRETKRVLEIHILDFTQEIYGETLSFQLGPFIRPPMDFDNTDELKAQFSRDVAAVRSDGGR; translated from the coding sequence ATGTGGTATACATCAACTGTTCAGCATGGTGATGAGTACGGTCGGACGCTGGGGTTTCCGACGGCGAATCTTGATGCGGCAGTATTAGTGCATGTAGAAAAAGAAGGCGTGTACGCCTGCCAGGTTCGTCTGGGAAAGCAATTTTACAGAGGTGCACTTTACCTGGGACCCCGAGTTGTCCTGCGCGAAACCAAGCGTGTTCTAGAAATTCATATCCTCGACTTTACTCAGGAAATTTACGGCGAAACGCTCTCATTTCAGCTCGGTCCTTTCATCCGCCCCCCCATGGACTTCGATAATACCGATGAGCTTAAAGCGCAGTTTTCCAGAGATGTGGCAGCTGTACGCTCGGATGGTGGACGTTAG
- the asd gene encoding aspartate-semialdehyde dehydrogenase — MNTYKAAVLGATGMVGQRFIALLENHPWFTVTTVAASPRSAGKSYADAVAGRWAMPTDIPTAIANLTVLSVEDDLQTIAASVDVAFCALDMEKEDIRRLEEAYASAGVAVISNNSAHRWTPDVPMIMPEVNFDHVALVDAQRKNRGWTTGLIAVKPNCSIQSYVSVLTALKEFEPVSVDVTSLQAISGAGKTFETWPEMVDNVIPFIGGEEEKSEKEPTKIWGEAKDGTVIPATSPTITATCIRVPVTDGHMASLRVSFQKAPTREAIISAVAAFGNPLQELDLPSAPSQLIQYFEEDNRPQTGLDRDYANGMGVSMGRLRQLGEHEWTFITLAHNTVRGAAGGAILMAELLAAKGYIIGGANPSAS; from the coding sequence ATGAACACATACAAGGCTGCCGTACTCGGCGCCACCGGCATGGTCGGGCAGCGTTTTATTGCACTGCTTGAAAACCACCCGTGGTTTACGGTGACTACCGTTGCCGCCTCACCCCGTTCTGCCGGAAAATCGTATGCCGATGCCGTAGCGGGCAGATGGGCTATGCCCACGGATATCCCGACGGCCATTGCAAATCTAACCGTGCTTTCGGTGGAAGACGACCTGCAGACAATTGCGGCCAGCGTTGACGTTGCCTTTTGCGCCCTCGACATGGAAAAAGAAGACATCCGCCGTTTAGAAGAAGCTTATGCTAGCGCGGGAGTTGCCGTTATATCAAACAACTCCGCCCACCGATGGACGCCCGATGTGCCAATGATAATGCCGGAGGTTAATTTTGATCATGTAGCACTAGTGGATGCCCAGCGTAAAAACCGCGGGTGGACCACCGGACTCATTGCTGTCAAGCCAAACTGCTCTATTCAGTCATATGTGTCCGTTCTAACGGCGCTGAAAGAATTTGAGCCTGTCAGCGTAGATGTCACCAGCCTGCAGGCTATATCTGGTGCCGGTAAAACGTTTGAAACCTGGCCAGAGATGGTTGACAATGTCATCCCCTTCATTGGCGGCGAAGAAGAAAAGAGTGAAAAAGAGCCAACCAAAATTTGGGGCGAAGCAAAAGATGGTACAGTCATACCCGCCACAAGCCCGACCATCACTGCTACCTGTATTCGTGTTCCCGTAACTGACGGCCACATGGCTTCACTTCGGGTTTCATTCCAGAAAGCCCCTACTCGGGAGGCTATTATCTCGGCAGTTGCTGCGTTTGGAAATCCGCTGCAAGAGCTCGACCTACCGTCAGCTCCATCGCAGCTTATTCAGTACTTTGAGGAAGATAATCGGCCACAGACTGGCTTAGACCGTGACTACGCAAACGGCATGGGCGTAAGCATGGGACGTTTGCGCCAGCTTGGTGAGCACGAGTGGACATTCATAACCCTCGCACACAACACCGTCCGCGGTGCCGCAGGCGGCGCCATTCTCATGGCCGAACTCCTCGCCGCGAAAGGTTACATTATAGGAGGGGCTAACCCCTCCGCTTCATAA
- a CDS encoding aspartate kinase, with protein sequence MIVMKFGGTSVGSAERISDVAQLVKGYQKSQPVVVTSAMTQITNQLEEMARLATTGNRKRVIAKKLAAVKAVHDTAITGLQLEPTAEADLREIIDSKIAILGNILKSVTSLGELTPRGRDLILSFGERLSIHLVAAALNAQGVPAVAVNATDFLVTDDTFNDAQPLLTISKKKAQKLLMPLVQKGTVPVVTGFIGATRDGVTTTLGRGGSDFSGTILGYCLDADEVWIWTDVNGVMTSDPRVVPAARTIERMSYEEASELSYFGAKVIHPRTMIPTAELGIPIVIKNTMNPEHPGTQITPNGDAAAKGAKALTLMKDLAMITIQGKGMRGVFGTASRVFDTMAAAKVNVLFISQASSENNITIVVEKAAGQVATRVLRQAFASEVRAKRIDFVEYHGGVSLIAVVGTGMRQHVGMAGKIFTALGNGNVNVIAIAQGSSELNITIVVESTEDAKALQCIHDALYNTKGKK encoded by the coding sequence ATGATAGTAATGAAATTTGGCGGCACATCTGTCGGCAGCGCCGAGCGTATCAGCGATGTCGCACAGCTCGTGAAAGGCTACCAAAAAAGCCAGCCAGTGGTAGTGACCTCTGCCATGACGCAAATAACCAATCAGCTCGAGGAAATGGCGCGACTCGCCACCACCGGCAATAGGAAACGTGTAATTGCGAAAAAACTTGCTGCCGTAAAAGCCGTGCACGACACCGCCATCACCGGCCTACAGCTCGAACCAACCGCTGAGGCCGATTTACGCGAAATTATTGACAGCAAGATTGCTATTCTGGGAAATATTCTGAAAAGCGTGACGTCACTGGGCGAGCTCACCCCGCGGGGACGCGACCTTATTTTGTCATTTGGCGAGCGGCTTTCCATACACCTAGTTGCTGCCGCGCTGAACGCCCAGGGCGTACCGGCCGTCGCGGTAAATGCCACCGACTTTCTAGTGACAGACGATACATTCAATGACGCACAGCCGCTCCTGACCATTTCTAAGAAAAAAGCACAAAAATTACTCATGCCATTAGTCCAAAAAGGTACTGTGCCAGTAGTAACCGGCTTCATTGGCGCCACGCGTGACGGTGTAACCACCACACTCGGTCGCGGCGGCTCGGATTTTTCAGGAACAATCCTTGGCTACTGCCTTGACGCCGACGAAGTCTGGATATGGACCGATGTGAACGGTGTCATGACCAGTGACCCACGCGTTGTGCCGGCCGCGCGTACCATAGAGCGAATGTCGTACGAAGAAGCCTCGGAGCTTTCCTATTTTGGGGCCAAAGTTATTCACCCACGCACCATGATTCCCACGGCCGAGCTGGGTATACCTATTGTTATAAAAAACACCATGAACCCTGAGCACCCTGGTACGCAAATTACTCCTAATGGGGATGCGGCCGCCAAGGGCGCTAAAGCACTTACCCTCATGAAAGACCTTGCCATGATAACCATTCAGGGCAAAGGTATGCGCGGCGTTTTTGGCACCGCGTCGCGCGTGTTCGACACGATGGCTGCCGCAAAAGTCAACGTGCTATTCATATCGCAGGCATCGTCTGAAAACAATATCACCATAGTAGTAGAAAAGGCCGCTGGTCAGGTGGCTACCCGGGTGTTGCGACAAGCTTTTGCCAGTGAAGTACGTGCGAAGCGGATTGATTTTGTTGAGTACCATGGTGGCGTCTCACTCATAGCGGTGGTCGGCACGGGCATGCGCCAGCACGTTGGTATGGCGGGCAAAATATTCACCGCACTTGGCAATGGCAATGTTAATGTAATTGCCATTGCCCAAGGTTCCTCGGAGCTAAATATTACCATCGTGGTCGAAAGTACCGAAGATGCAAAAGCATTGCAGTGCATCCACGATGCGCTGTACAACACGAAAGGAAAAAAGTGA
- a CDS encoding response regulator transcription factor: MNPSNDSKKIIIVEDNTALAEIYKTRLELLGYTCFVAYNGITGLYFIQKEIPDLVLLDLMIPDISGGQLLATMRGTDWGKNIPVYVISNLNETEAPKDLRDLGISGYSVKAMMTEDTVDRIVNGILRPDMQQEPISAPDTPPAGATLADVPFHEAPQ, encoded by the coding sequence ATGAATCCATCAAACGACTCCAAGAAAATCATCATTGTCGAAGATAACACTGCGCTTGCAGAAATATACAAAACCCGTCTAGAGCTACTCGGCTATACCTGTTTTGTGGCCTACAATGGCATAACTGGCCTCTATTTTATCCAAAAAGAAATTCCAGACTTGGTCCTGCTTGACCTGATGATTCCTGATATATCTGGTGGCCAGCTACTTGCTACCATGCGGGGAACCGACTGGGGAAAGAATATTCCAGTATATGTTATCTCTAATCTTAATGAAACGGAGGCGCCCAAAGACCTCCGCGACCTGGGCATTTCTGGGTATTCGGTGAAGGCCATGATGACCGAAGATACCGTAGACCGAATAGTAAATGGCATCTTGCGCCCAGATATGCAGCAGGAACCCATCTCTGCGCCAGACACCCCGCCTGCCGGTGCCACGCTAGCCGACGTGCCGTTCCACGAAGCACCGCAGTAG
- a CDS encoding DUF2779 domain-containing protein, whose translation MLLSKSDYMLYLAHPAWLWLKKHDKDKLPHIDDNTQATFDAGNLFEGYAEKLFDDGVRLGFSDYASYLALPEQTMEALLGGAKTIYQARFIAGQLTCICDVVHVVGDKTFDLYEIKSSTKAKPEHATDLAFQAHVLRESGFTVRNINVVHVNNEYTRHGNINPEEFCTITDVTSEVNALSEATKLHAQEALEVMQSPDIPDLSPVLAAGSSFGDWLSIYRSLTNPPNDSIYYLCGLNAAKVKALEDAGIEKIADIPDDFKLSPKQHKQTTAAKLNQQLITHEPIQDLLRSFEYPLYFLDYETLAGIVPPFEGMRPYQQVPFQYSLHILDSPDSELRHEEYLHREGTNPCKDIAGALRSHIGDTGTVLAWNMGFEKSCNKTLAEEVPELKDFLLNVNDRMNDLMLPFSKLWYVDKDFYGSASIKKVLPVLVPTLSYAGLGIHEGASAQRLWMQGVIDGKDSIDKEVLFADLLEYCKLDTLAMVEIFNVLRKL comes from the coding sequence ATGCTGCTATCTAAGTCGGATTATATGCTCTACCTCGCACATCCGGCTTGGTTGTGGCTCAAAAAGCACGACAAAGATAAGCTGCCCCATATTGACGACAATACCCAGGCGACCTTTGACGCCGGTAACTTATTCGAGGGCTACGCAGAAAAATTATTTGATGATGGCGTGCGACTAGGCTTTAGTGACTACGCCAGCTACTTAGCATTGCCCGAACAAACCATGGAAGCACTACTTGGCGGCGCAAAGACTATTTACCAAGCTCGCTTTATTGCTGGGCAATTAACCTGTATATGTGATGTCGTGCATGTAGTTGGCGACAAGACATTCGATCTATACGAGATTAAATCCAGCACTAAAGCGAAACCTGAACATGCAACCGACCTTGCATTTCAGGCTCATGTACTTCGTGAATCTGGCTTTACCGTGCGGAACATCAATGTGGTCCACGTCAACAATGAATACACACGTCACGGTAACATCAACCCTGAGGAGTTCTGTACGATCACTGACGTAACCTCAGAAGTGAATGCATTGAGTGAAGCCACAAAACTGCACGCTCAGGAAGCACTTGAAGTCATGCAATCACCAGATATACCCGACCTATCGCCGGTTCTTGCGGCCGGTAGTTCGTTTGGGGATTGGCTATCAATCTACAGAAGCCTCACGAATCCGCCCAATGACAGTATTTATTATCTCTGCGGCCTCAATGCGGCAAAAGTAAAAGCACTTGAAGATGCCGGTATTGAAAAAATTGCCGATATCCCAGATGACTTCAAGCTATCGCCAAAACAGCATAAACAAACTACTGCCGCAAAACTTAATCAGCAGCTCATCACCCATGAACCAATCCAAGACTTACTAAGGTCGTTTGAATACCCGCTCTACTTCCTTGATTATGAAACACTCGCCGGTATCGTGCCTCCATTTGAGGGCATGCGCCCATACCAACAAGTTCCATTCCAGTATTCACTACACATACTTGATTCTCCTGATTCTGAGCTACGACACGAAGAGTACCTGCACCGTGAGGGCACGAACCCATGCAAAGATATCGCTGGGGCTCTACGCAGCCATATTGGCGATACGGGCACGGTTCTGGCATGGAACATGGGCTTCGAGAAAAGTTGCAATAAAACTCTAGCCGAAGAAGTACCAGAACTAAAAGACTTCTTACTCAATGTTAATGATCGGATGAATGATCTCATGCTCCCATTCTCGAAACTTTGGTACGTGGATAAGGACTTTTACGGTAGTGCTAGTATCAAAAAAGTTTTGCCCGTTCTTGTACCAACACTCTCTTACGCTGGACTGGGTATTCATGAGGGCGCATCCGCTCAGAGGCTTTGGATGCAAGGCGTGATTGATGGTAAGGATTCAATAGATAAAGAGGTGCTGTTCGCTGATCTGTTGGAATATTGCAAGCTGGATACATTGGCGATGGTTGAAATATTTAATGTTTTGAGGAAGCTATGA